Below is a window of Bacteroidota bacterium DNA.
TTTGACGCAAAAAAAATATTTTTATTTGGTTCTTTTGCTTATGGGGAACTACAGGCAAGAAGCGACTTGGATTTTTGTATCATTACTGATTTAGGAAAAAAACGAAAAATAGAATTGATTAGAGATATTCGTAGAGAAATTAGTCAGATTTCTCAGAAACCAATAGATATTTTACTTTAGGGGAGCTCTAAAAATAGTAAAGTTCAAGGCGTAAGAAATTTTAAAACCGAAGTTTACTATTGTAAATGAGGATTTTTAAATTTCGACACAACGAAGAAATTTGTATTTTAGAAGTCGCCTTTATGGCGACTTCTAACCTGA
It encodes the following:
- a CDS encoding nucleotidyltransferase domain-containing protein, whose protein sequence is MITKKQINVLAESIANKFDAKKIFLFGSFAYGELQARSDLDFCIITDLGKKRKIELIRDIRREISQISQKPIDILL